One segment of Variovorax sp. V93 DNA contains the following:
- a CDS encoding TniQ family protein, with amino-acid sequence MSDEDRLINSPWVWPRSYWRETESAWMCAHKFGFLNALHGVGLRRALADRPAGPTGQASMRGAKKLFSAIAEERARGLRPGAQADVLRAYTMNELFFQHAQGTTVKSLRYCPECLRHWFHASLFQLAGVEVCPFHGLPLRTGCPSCGASVDIEFMDADFRIPMFCARCAEPFAGRPPAFIEVFGRNAADSYEPAQQMAALQRGITRVCGSTHFGGEWAIELPFPAKTYLAGIVAGHEDVARPIVAAQVSCPSVVAMPCSFVIDSAEEPLDQSRRTIKAIGRYLGKLVRRHCGHRAPPSLRIEVQQTSFDPEAPCWLIPATSDEFGRYLGVCACCFVLARWRVLFAETFASSRYHQRIYPANYLGTEDDLSHFSPQIAFTQFSRCAVQVAYGMGFDLSVPGSHDWIERTDTSAAYRQVWPSGFNHVRLHRASSFAIGYSASVVTDVLARLAGTSMLPLSKHTAFPRADTDRAIWGQSLAELKSGRWHVRNMVRDES; translated from the coding sequence ATGTCCGATGAAGATCGTTTGATCAACTCGCCGTGGGTCTGGCCGCGCTCCTATTGGCGTGAGACCGAGAGCGCATGGATGTGCGCACACAAGTTCGGCTTCCTCAATGCGTTGCATGGCGTGGGACTGCGGCGGGCACTTGCGGACCGTCCTGCGGGCCCGACCGGGCAGGCGTCAATGCGAGGCGCGAAGAAGCTGTTCAGCGCGATTGCCGAGGAGCGCGCCAGAGGGCTGCGCCCCGGCGCGCAGGCCGATGTCCTGCGTGCCTACACCATGAATGAACTGTTCTTCCAGCACGCACAAGGGACAACTGTCAAGTCGCTTCGCTACTGTCCTGAATGTTTGCGACATTGGTTTCATGCCAGTCTTTTCCAACTTGCGGGCGTGGAGGTGTGCCCCTTCCACGGCCTTCCGTTGCGCACCGGCTGCCCGAGTTGCGGTGCTTCGGTCGACATCGAGTTCATGGATGCCGATTTCAGGATTCCTATGTTTTGCGCGCGATGCGCTGAACCATTTGCGGGAAGACCGCCGGCCTTCATCGAAGTCTTCGGCAGGAATGCTGCCGATAGCTACGAGCCCGCACAACAGATGGCGGCGCTGCAGCGAGGCATCACCAGGGTGTGCGGCTCTACGCATTTCGGGGGCGAATGGGCGATCGAATTGCCCTTTCCAGCAAAAACTTATCTGGCCGGCATCGTGGCCGGCCACGAAGATGTCGCCCGGCCGATTGTGGCTGCACAGGTGAGCTGCCCGAGCGTCGTCGCCATGCCATGCTCTTTCGTGATCGACTCGGCCGAAGAACCTCTCGATCAATCCCGCCGAACGATCAAGGCGATCGGGCGGTACCTCGGGAAACTGGTGAGACGTCATTGCGGTCATCGTGCGCCGCCCAGCCTGCGCATTGAAGTCCAGCAGACTTCCTTTGATCCGGAGGCTCCCTGCTGGCTGATACCGGCGACCTCGGATGAATTCGGTCGATATCTCGGGGTATGCGCGTGCTGCTTTGTACTCGCGAGGTGGCGCGTTTTGTTTGCCGAAACGTTCGCGTCTTCGCGATACCACCAGCGCATCTATCCCGCGAACTACCTGGGCACCGAAGATGACCTGTCGCATTTCTCGCCGCAAATTGCGTTCACCCAGTTTTCTCGCTGCGCGGTACAAGTTGCTTACGGAATGGGATTTGATCTGTCAGTGCCGGGCAGTCACGACTGGATCGAAAGAACCGATACAAGCGCAGCTTATCGACAGGTATGGCCGAGCGGCTTCAATCATGTGCGGCTGCATCGAGCATCGAGTTTTGCGATCGGCTACTCGGCGTCTGTGGTGACCGACGTCTTGGCGCGACTGGCTGGCACGTCTATGTTGCCTTTAAGCAAACATACCGCGTTTCCCCGAGCCGATACCGACCGTGCAATCTGGGGTCAATCACTCGCCGAGCTGAAGTCCGGCAGATGGCATGTCCGCAACATGGTGCGCGACGAATCGTAG
- a CDS encoding AAA family ATPase, giving the protein MEDLAYRVAMQARHPTVTRFGYVLETKTIQRADNFLKNWVELGKSGLAFSAPSRMGKTYAIRQLCASVQEQFSHVVCVSVSAETQARTDRFERTYTTLLQQLNKDDTHRQRSKSCDVFANHLLSLCRDASAVHCVVFLDEAQKFSEFQWNALYIALNRLESNDCGMLVYSFGNEELRNRGELFMQSGCQGIEGRFFVKLVDFDGVRTKEELQALLKQYDETLYFPDPLWPFTRYFAQSAYDSGWRLEQEAGAYWSALCEYAGVPETPSIRGFRMQWITDPIHFVLKDCLVTTEKADDAKPDWAAAIDQTCPMKIV; this is encoded by the coding sequence ATGGAGGACCTCGCTTACCGCGTGGCGATGCAAGCACGCCACCCCACCGTCACCCGTTTCGGTTACGTGCTTGAGACGAAGACCATTCAACGCGCGGACAACTTTCTGAAGAATTGGGTCGAGCTCGGCAAGAGCGGCCTCGCGTTTTCTGCCCCCTCGCGCATGGGAAAGACCTACGCGATCCGTCAGCTGTGCGCCTCCGTACAAGAACAATTTTCGCACGTGGTCTGTGTGTCCGTCTCCGCCGAGACGCAAGCTCGCACGGACCGATTCGAGCGTACCTACACCACGTTACTGCAGCAGTTGAACAAGGACGACACCCATCGACAGAGGAGCAAGAGCTGCGATGTCTTCGCGAACCATCTGCTGTCGCTATGCCGTGATGCCAGCGCGGTCCATTGCGTGGTGTTCCTGGACGAAGCGCAGAAGTTCAGCGAGTTCCAGTGGAACGCGTTGTATATCGCGTTGAACAGGCTCGAGAGCAACGACTGCGGCATGCTGGTCTACTCGTTCGGCAATGAAGAACTGCGCAATCGTGGCGAACTCTTCATGCAATCGGGCTGCCAGGGGATCGAAGGGCGCTTCTTCGTCAAGCTGGTCGACTTCGACGGCGTGCGCACGAAGGAGGAGCTCCAGGCGCTGCTGAAACAGTACGATGAGACGTTGTACTTTCCGGATCCGCTATGGCCTTTTACACGCTACTTCGCGCAGTCCGCCTATGACAGCGGATGGCGGCTCGAGCAGGAGGCGGGCGCTTACTGGAGCGCCCTGTGCGAGTACGCAGGCGTTCCTGAAACGCCATCGATACGAGGGTTCCGCATGCAGTGGATCACCGACCCGATCCATTTTGTTCTCAAGGATTGCCTGGTGACGACGGAGAAGGCGGACGATGCCAAGCCCGACTGGGCGGCGGCCATCGATCAAACATGTCCGATGAAGATCGTTTGA